One window of the Pseudomonadota bacterium genome contains the following:
- a CDS encoding YebC/PmpR family DNA-binding transcriptional regulator, translating into MGRIFEKRKDRMFARWSKMAKAFTKIGKEIAISIKLGGPEPSANARLRMAIQTARSLNMPKDRIEAAVKRSTSKEQLDLTEITYEGFAPYGVGLFIEAATDNATRTVANVRNILLRNGGNLATTGALEYIFDRKGIFKIVPPSTDMDEFELELIDHGLEEIFEADDGLLLYSTFRQFGDLQKALEARGVEVKSASSQRIPMSFVNVTPEQEQDIQKLIERLEEDDDVQTVFHNMQIDGE; encoded by the coding sequence ATGGGCCGTATATTTGAGAAGAGAAAGGACCGCATGTTCGCCCGCTGGTCGAAGATGGCTAAGGCCTTCACTAAGATAGGAAAGGAGATCGCTATCTCCATAAAGCTCGGAGGCCCCGAGCCATCAGCTAATGCCCGTCTGCGTATGGCCATTCAAACCGCGCGCTCGTTAAACATGCCGAAGGATCGCATCGAAGCCGCTGTTAAGCGGTCCACCTCTAAGGAGCAGCTAGATTTAACCGAGATAACCTACGAAGGCTTTGCGCCCTACGGTGTCGGCCTCTTTATAGAAGCAGCTACCGACAACGCCACACGCACAGTTGCAAACGTACGAAATATACTTTTAAGAAACGGTGGAAATCTGGCTACAACAGGCGCGCTTGAGTATATCTTTGATCGCAAGGGGATCTTCAAGATCGTTCCCCCATCGACCGATATGGATGAATTTGAGCTTGAGCTGATAGACCACGGACTGGAGGAGATCTTTGAGGCCGATGATGGCCTCCTCTTATACTCAACCTTTAGGCAGTTTGGAGATCTGCAAAAGGCCCTGGAAGCCCGTGGTGTTGAGGTAAAAAGCGCTTCATCACAGCGCATCCCAATGAGCTTCGTTAACGTTACGCCGGAGCAGGAGCAGGATATTCAGAAACTAATTGAGCGTCTTGAAGAGGATGACGACGTTCAGACCGTATTCCATAATATGCAGATTGATGGCGAATAG
- the argB gene encoding acetylglutamate kinase → MELITPSEILRQHPSVQALSGQRFLIKYGGAAMEIEQTRQLVCSEIAALSNLGVKIIVVHGGGKEISRMIDRLGLTSHFIDGLRVTDDAAMLATEMVLSGAVNSDLVSRITRSGAPAVGVSGRAARLITAQKLRGRNGEDLGRTGEVVATDPGIIEALLAASFVPVISPVGEDSAGNALNLNADYAAGALAGALGAKACVFLTDVAGVKHNGEVVASLTREEIATLIHDGVISGGMIPKVECALRALAAGCPRAVIADATKPLIVTSAILDLAGCGTNIT, encoded by the coding sequence ATGGAGCTTATCACCCCCTCTGAGATCCTTCGCCAACACCCCTCTGTACAGGCGCTCTCAGGCCAGCGCTTTCTTATCAAGTACGGGGGTGCGGCCATGGAGATTGAACAGACACGGCAGCTCGTATGTTCAGAGATAGCAGCACTCTCAAATCTTGGGGTTAAGATCATAGTTGTGCACGGCGGTGGAAAAGAGATCTCACGAATGATCGATCGTCTGGGCCTTACCTCCCACTTTATCGATGGACTGCGGGTTACAGATGACGCAGCGATGCTGGCCACCGAGATGGTTCTCTCTGGAGCCGTTAATAGCGATCTAGTTTCTCGCATAACAAGGAGCGGCGCTCCGGCAGTTGGAGTATCTGGACGGGCTGCTAGGCTAATCACCGCCCAAAAGCTCCGCGGCAGAAACGGCGAGGACCTAGGCCGAACCGGCGAGGTCGTTGCAACCGATCCAGGCATTATCGAAGCATTACTCGCTGCCAGCTTTGTACCTGTTATCTCCCCTGTTGGAGAGGATAGCGCTGGCAACGCCCTAAATCTAAACGCCGACTATGCGGCTGGGGCCCTGGCAGGCGCGCTAGGTGCTAAGGCCTGCGTGTTTCTAACGGATGTAGCAGGAGTAAAGCATAACGGTGAGGTCGTTGCCTCGCTAACCAGAGAGGAGATAGCTACCTTAATCCACGATGGCGTTATCTCTGGTGGAATGATCCCTAAGGTAGAGTGCGCCCTACGAGCACTCGCTGCAGGTTGCCCCCGTGCCGTTATCGCAGATGCTACTAAGCCCCTGATCGTTACCTCGGCTATCCTGGATCTAGCCGGATGTGGCACTAATATCACTTAG
- the argC gene encoding N-acetyl-gamma-glutamyl-phosphate reductase produces the protein MNKRFGVAILGGSGYGAGELLRILSMHPDIEVCSVTSRSHAGNPVSSIHSHLKGTTSLNFDKAPQLTTLKHYERSVLVLAMPTGLAVSAIETALAQGLSENTSVIDLSGDLRLRDAAQHQQFYPEVEFSAELRASFIYGLTELSRREISHARFITNPGCLASAAILALAPLASKPLTGQVVVDAKTGTSGAGRELQASMHHPSRTADFTAYKTLQHRHEPEILQALGPSFNPGGSFIFSPHLLPVSRGIFVSAYLSLTESCSAEALTQHYHNFYADSPFIRLRDTPPRLADVVGTNFCDIAVTVRDNQVVIMSAIDNLGKGMAGQAIQNMNLLFGLPEKTGLMTLALGPV, from the coding sequence ATGAATAAGCGCTTCGGAGTGGCGATCTTAGGTGGAAGTGGCTACGGCGCGGGAGAGCTGCTCCGGATCCTCAGCATGCATCCAGACATAGAGGTATGCAGCGTTACATCTCGGTCCCATGCAGGGAACCCTGTCAGTTCAATCCATTCGCACCTAAAAGGTACTACCTCACTCAACTTTGATAAAGCCCCGCAACTCACTACCCTTAAGCACTACGAGCGGAGCGTCCTGGTCTTAGCTATGCCGACCGGTCTCGCCGTTTCCGCCATTGAAACGGCGCTAGCTCAGGGGCTCTCAGAGAACACCTCAGTTATAGATCTCTCAGGAGATCTCCGCTTAAGGGATGCAGCACAACACCAGCAGTTTTATCCAGAGGTTGAGTTCTCTGCGGAGCTGCGCGCAAGTTTTATTTACGGACTAACGGAGCTATCCCGCCGTGAGATTTCACACGCTCGATTTATTACCAACCCTGGCTGCCTGGCAAGCGCTGCGATCCTGGCCCTCGCTCCACTTGCATCTAAGCCACTAACGGGACAGGTTGTGGTCGACGCCAAGACCGGCACCTCCGGAGCCGGGCGTGAGCTTCAAGCCTCTATGCACCATCCAAGCCGTACTGCTGATTTTACAGCCTATAAAACGTTGCAACACCGGCATGAGCCAGAGATCCTGCAGGCGCTCGGGCCATCATTTAACCCCGGGGGATCCTTTATATTCTCCCCACACCTACTTCCGGTATCTCGCGGCATATTTGTATCGGCCTATCTCTCGCTTACAGAGAGTTGCTCGGCAGAAGCGCTCACTCAGCACTATCACAACTTCTATGCTGATTCTCCCTTTATTCGCCTAAGAGACACCCCGCCACGACTTGCAGATGTTGTGGGTACTAACTTCTGCGATATCGCCGTCACCGTGCGTGACAACCAGGTTGTTATTATGAGCGCCATTGATAACCTAGGAAAGGGCATGGCCGGCCAGGCGATTCAAAATATGAACCTACTGTTTGGGCTCCCAGAGAAAACTGGCCTGATGACCCTAGCGCTAGGCCCAGTATAG
- a CDS encoding GNAT family N-acetyltransferase, with product MIRKLTPQDIPAILALVQANPDTLLPRTEADYLELINTTWIAEQDGIIVGSCVLELYSPKIAEIRTCVVDSDYRGQGIGQELVKVAIQEGQRRNIREILVVTSKPEYFKKLGFGDCLHEKYALFWTGSKNNA from the coding sequence ATGATTCGGAAGTTAACCCCTCAGGATATCCCAGCTATCTTAGCACTTGTGCAAGCTAATCCAGATACCCTGCTCCCCCGAACTGAGGCGGATTATCTGGAGCTGATAAACACAACCTGGATTGCTGAGCAGGATGGAATAATTGTCGGAAGTTGCGTACTCGAGCTCTATAGCCCCAAGATAGCAGAGATACGCACCTGTGTTGTCGACTCAGATTACCGTGGTCAGGGGATCGGTCAGGAGCTTGTAAAGGTCGCTATTCAGGAGGGGCAGCGACGAAATATCCGTGAGATACTAGTTGTAACATCAAAGCCGGAGTACTTTAAAAAGCTCGGATTCGGTGACTGCCTACATGAAAAGTATGCTCTTTTCTGGACCGGCTCTAAAAACAATGCTTAA
- a CDS encoding response regulator: MNHSRANNNKQNFLSDLPEELKGGDSDETPESEWAYGFDLKPIKPSHNCVLVVDDDPVQLKMLQKIIEKAGYQVMTSDSAAEALDMLAEKEFNVIISDYKMPEMNGFEFLQAIRGLEGNWSTSDIPVIMLTACGDDLEFSALERGADMFCEKYRANSLLVKQIRFLLEM; the protein is encoded by the coding sequence ATGAACCATTCGCGCGCAAATAATAATAAACAGAACTTCTTGAGTGATCTGCCAGAGGAGCTTAAGGGTGGTGATAGTGATGAGACCCCCGAGTCTGAATGGGCTTACGGGTTTGATCTCAAACCGATTAAGCCGAGCCATAATTGCGTGCTAGTCGTTGACGATGATCCAGTTCAGCTCAAGATGCTGCAAAAGATAATTGAAAAAGCTGGCTATCAGGTGATGACGAGCGATTCGGCAGCAGAGGCTCTCGATATGCTGGCAGAAAAGGAGTTTAACGTTATAATTTCAGACTATAAGATGCCAGAGATGAACGGCTTTGAGTTCCTGCAGGCGATACGGGGGCTTGAGGGTAATTGGTCTACCAGTGATATCCCGGTCATTATGCTGACAGCCTGTGGAGACGATCTTGAATTCTCTGCCCTTGAACGGGGAGCTGATATGTTCTGTGAGAAGTATCGAGCGAATAGTTTGCTGGTAAAGCAGATCCGCTTTTTGCTTGAGATGTAG